Genomic segment of Paenibacillus sp. FSL R5-0623:
CATCAATTGTTTCCTTGTGGGAAGTACCCATGTGACGTTTGATCGACATGATGGTACGATCCGGATTGGTGATCGCTTGACGTTTTGCAGTTTCACCAACAACGCGCTCTCCATCTTTTTTGAAACCGACTACGGATGGAGTTGTACGTGCGCCCTCCGGATTTGGAATTACGACAGCCTCGCCGCCTTCCATTACTGCTACGCATGAGTTTGTTGTTCCTAAGTCAATACCAATTACTTTGCTCATCCGAAAATTTCCTCCCTCAACAATTTAAAATGAATGGGTCTGATCTGACCCTTATTGGATGTTCATGTTGCTAATCGTGCTCTATGTGTACAAACCTTTATATTAAACTTCGCCCACATTGTTCAACTATGAAGCCGACTCATTCCTTCCTATAAGGAAATTATGAGCTGACTTTAACCATAGCTGGACGAAGCACTTTATCTTTCAGCATGTAGCCCTTTTGGACTTCCTCAACAACGATACCTTCTTCGTACTCGTCGCTCTCCACTTGCATAATTGCTTGGTGGAATTCAGGATTGAACGGTTGTCCTACCGATTCCATTGCCGTCAGACCTTCGTTATTCATCACGGTTTCCAATTGACGGAAAATCATTTGGATGCCCTTGGAGAAAGATTCGACCTCTGCTCCTTCCGGTACAGTAGCCATGGCGCGCTCGAAGTTATCAATAACCGGTACCAGTTCGGTGACCAGCTTCATCGAAGCGTATTTAGCCAATTCTTCTTTTTCCTTCTGAGTACGACGACGGAAGTTATCAAAATCAGCCTGTGCACGGACATAACGCTGCTGTTGCTCCTCAGCTTCTGCCTTCAGACGTGCAAGCTCATCCTGCTCCTGATCAGCCATCTCTTCAGCTTGTGATTCTGCAGCGCCAGCTTCATTAATAGGCTCCTGCTCTGCTGTTGTTACCTCTTGTTCTTCTGTAAATGATTGCTCCTCTTTCAAGATGTTCACCTCCTTATACGAATGAAATGGTTCATTCCCGAATCTTATTTGAAACGATGTGTCAGCATCGTCGTCAAGTCACGGGATAGTGTATTTAGAATATGAATGACACGTGCATAATCCATCCGCGTGGGTCCTAGAATACCGATCGAACCCAAAGCCTCACCATCCAATGAATAGGAGGCTGTAATCAGGCTGCAGTTGGCAAAGGCTTCATGATCATTCTCAGTGCCGATTCGCACTTGAATACCAGATCCACCCGGCACGGGCATCATCAATTTCATGAGTGTTGGTGTCTCTTCCAGCAGGTCAAGAATATCTTTTACCTTTTCGATATCTTTAAACTCCGGTTGAGTCAACATATTGGTGGCACCACTGAGGAACAGACGATTATCATGTTCGTTGTCAAAGGCACTGTTCAGCACCTGCATAACTTCCTCGTAACGTGTAATATGCCGTTCCATCTCTTGCCCAAGTTCAGTATAGAGACGGGATTTCAATTTGTAAATTGGCACACCAACCAGCTTGGTGTTCAACAGTCGAACCACTTTCTCCATCTCGGCTACCGAGATTTCTGGAGGAATCTGGACCGTCTTGTTCTCCACCTGACCGGTATTGGTCACAATGATTGCCACAGCTTCACTTTCGTTCAGCGGAAGCAATTGGAAGTGGCGAAGGGACGTATGGAATACTTCCGGTCCAAGCAGGATCGAAGTATAATTCGTCATATGTGACAAAATATTGGATGCATGTTGAATAACTTGTTCCATGACATTCAGCTTTTCGGCGAAGAACGACTTCAAATCGTCCAATTCCTGGGGCTCCACCTGATTCCAAGGAACCAAATGATCGACGTAATATCGATAGCCTTTATGAGACGGAATGCGTCCTGCCGATGTATGCGGCTGTTCCAGGAAACCCATATCTTCAAGGTCCGCCATTTCATTACGGATCGTCGCCGGACTATATCCAACATCTCCCCTTTTGGAAATGCTCCGGGACCCTACGGGCTCAGCTGAACGGATATAGTCATCCACTATAGCGTTCAGAATCATTCGTTGACGCTCAGTTAACATGGTGAGTATTCCCTCCTTCTGACTGTACTGTCCCATGTCGTTAGCACTCCAGTTAGATGAGTGCTAAGCGGTAATACAAAAATACCAAACTGACGTGAACATTGTCAAGTGAGTTTGATGAGTGGGCTCATCTATTTATAGTATAGACCAATGTCGACAAGTCCTAACAACTTTATTGAACATACTTTGAAGTAAAAAAGGACTGCATGTAGGGCAGAGGCTGACTCGGCTCGATCCATGCAGTCCATTTAGTTGTTAGGCTGAAACGTTAAGCTCTTTTAATACCGCGATCTCATCACAACAATCCTGCTTGCTGCAGTGAACACAGTCGGTCCATACTTTCTCGGGGAAAATCTCTTTTTCCACCACAGCAAAGCCATTTTTGAGGAAGAAGGATACTTCATATGTCAACGCCATAACTTTAGGAATCTGTTGTTTCTCCGCTTCTTCTACCAGTCGGTCCAGCAATCGGGAGCCAATACCGAGCCCTTTGTGTCCTTCCGAGATACCGAGTGATCTGACTTCCACCAAATCATTCCCCAGACGACAAAGCGATCCGCAACCCACCACTTCACCATCAACTTCGGCTACAACAAAGTGCTCCAGCTGTCGGTGCAGTATTTCCCGTGATCGCGGAAGCATGATCCCACGCTCTGCATAGCCCTTAATCATTTCATACAGTGGTTCAACATCTTCCGGCACGGCTTTTCTGCATATTACCGACATCCTGCTCTCCTCCTATTACCAAGCTTTCCAGAGGAAAGCTGACTTCGTAGTTGTTAAATTAACACGCTCTGTAAAATCAATATGAATAAATATACAACAGAGCGTATAGAATTTCAAGCTATGAATTCAGCGATATGGACCCGATAAACTCCGCAAAAACGTCATTTCCGAACAGGATACCCTGCTCGCTCAGTCGGAAGCCGTCTGCCGTC
This window contains:
- a CDS encoding N-acetyltransferase, which gives rise to MSVICRKAVPEDVEPLYEMIKGYAERGIMLPRSREILHRQLEHFVVAEVDGEVVGCGSLCRLGNDLVEVRSLGISEGHKGLGIGSRLLDRLVEEAEKQQIPKVMALTYEVSFFLKNGFAVVEKEIFPEKVWTDCVHCSKQDCCDEIAVLKELNVSA
- the grpE gene encoding nucleotide exchange factor GrpE, giving the protein MLKEEQSFTEEQEVTTAEQEPINEAGAAESQAEEMADQEQDELARLKAEAEEQQQRYVRAQADFDNFRRRTQKEKEELAKYASMKLVTELVPVIDNFERAMATVPEGAEVESFSKGIQMIFRQLETVMNNEGLTAMESVGQPFNPEFHQAIMQVESDEYEEGIVVEEVQKGYMLKDKVLRPAMVKVSS
- the hrcA gene encoding heat-inducible transcriptional repressor HrcA translates to MLTERQRMILNAIVDDYIRSAEPVGSRSISKRGDVGYSPATIRNEMADLEDMGFLEQPHTSAGRIPSHKGYRYYVDHLVPWNQVEPQELDDLKSFFAEKLNVMEQVIQHASNILSHMTNYTSILLGPEVFHTSLRHFQLLPLNESEAVAIIVTNTGQVENKTVQIPPEISVAEMEKVVRLLNTKLVGVPIYKLKSRLYTELGQEMERHITRYEEVMQVLNSAFDNEHDNRLFLSGATNMLTQPEFKDIEKVKDILDLLEETPTLMKLMMPVPGGSGIQVRIGTENDHEAFANCSLITASYSLDGEALGSIGILGPTRMDYARVIHILNTLSRDLTTMLTHRFK